A section of the Saccopteryx leptura isolate mSacLep1 chromosome 4, mSacLep1_pri_phased_curated, whole genome shotgun sequence genome encodes:
- the ORAI2 gene encoding protein orai-2 isoform X3, with protein sequence MVEVQLETQYEYPRPLLIAFSACTTVLVAVHLFALLISTCILPNVEAVSNIHNLNSISESPHERMHPYIELAWGFSTVLGILLFLAEVVLLCWIKFLPVDARHQPGPAPGPGGHTGWQAALVSTIIMVPVGLIFVVFTIHFYRSLVRHKTERHNREIEELHKLKVQLDGHERSLQVV encoded by the coding sequence ATGGTGGAGGTGCAGCTGGAGACGCAGTACGAGTATCCACGGCCCCTGCTCATCGCCTTCAGTGCCTGCACGACGGTGTTGGTGGCCGTGCACCTCTTCGCCCTGCTCATCAGCACATGCATCCTGCCCAACGTGGAGGCCGTGAGCAACATCCACAACCTCAACTCCATCAGCGAGTCGCCGCATGAGCGCATGCACCCCTACATCGAGCTGGCCTGGGGCTTCTCCACCGTGCTCGGCATCCTGCTCTTCCTGGCTGAGGTGGTGCTGCTCTGCTGGATCAAGTTCCTGCCTGTGGACGCACGCCACCAGCCCGGCCCCGCACCTGGCCCCGGCGGCCACACGGGCTGGCAGGCTGCCCTCGTGTCCACCATCATCATGGTGCCTGTGGGTCTCATCTTTGTGGTCTTCACCATCCACTTCTACCGCTCGCTGGTGCGCCACAAAACCGAGCGGCACAACCGCGAGATTGAGGAGCTGCACAAGCTCAAGGTGCAGCTGGACGGGCACGAGCGCAGCCTGCAGGTCGTGTGA
- the ORAI2 gene encoding protein orai-2 isoform X1, whose amino-acid sequence MTPTLRSPGPCAARRGLGGRGRGPRPAWLPIMSAELNVPVDPSAPACSEPGHKGMDYRDWVRRSYLELVTSNHHSVQALSWRKLYLSRAKLKASSRTSALLSGFAMVAMVEVQLETQYEYPRPLLIAFSACTTVLVAVHLFALLISTCILPNVEAVSNIHNLNSISESPHERMHPYIELAWGFSTVLGILLFLAEVVLLCWIKFLPVDARHQPGPAPGPGGHTGWQAALVSTIIMVPVGLIFVVFTIHFYRSLVRHKTERHNREIEELHKLKVQLDGHERSLQVV is encoded by the exons ATGACCCCAACTCTGCGGAGCCCCGGGCCATGTGCGGCGCGGAGAGGACTGGGAGGTCGGGGCCGCGGGCCGCGTCCAG CTTGGCTCCCAATCATGAGTGCTGAGCTTAATGTGCCTGTGGACCCCTCTGCCCCCGCCTGCTCTGAGCCCGGTCACAAGGGCATGGATTACCGGGACTGGGTCCGCCGCAGCTACCTGGAATTGGTCACCTCCAACCACCACTCTGTGCAGGCCCTCTCCTGGAGGAAGCTCTACCTGAGCAGGGCCAAACTGAAAGCCTCCAGCCGCACCTCCGCCCTCCTTTCGGGCTTTGCCATG GTGGCCATGGTGGAGGTGCAGCTGGAGACGCAGTACGAGTATCCACGGCCCCTGCTCATCGCCTTCAGTGCCTGCACGACGGTGTTGGTGGCCGTGCACCTCTTCGCCCTGCTCATCAGCACATGCATCCTGCCCAACGTGGAGGCCGTGAGCAACATCCACAACCTCAACTCCATCAGCGAGTCGCCGCATGAGCGCATGCACCCCTACATCGAGCTGGCCTGGGGCTTCTCCACCGTGCTCGGCATCCTGCTCTTCCTGGCTGAGGTGGTGCTGCTCTGCTGGATCAAGTTCCTGCCTGTGGACGCACGCCACCAGCCCGGCCCCGCACCTGGCCCCGGCGGCCACACGGGCTGGCAGGCTGCCCTCGTGTCCACCATCATCATGGTGCCTGTGGGTCTCATCTTTGTGGTCTTCACCATCCACTTCTACCGCTCGCTGGTGCGCCACAAAACCGAGCGGCACAACCGCGAGATTGAGGAGCTGCACAAGCTCAAGGTGCAGCTGGACGGGCACGAGCGCAGCCTGCAGGTCGTGTGA
- the ORAI2 gene encoding protein orai-2 isoform X2, whose amino-acid sequence MSAELNVPVDPSAPACSEPGHKGMDYRDWVRRSYLELVTSNHHSVQALSWRKLYLSRAKLKASSRTSALLSGFAMVAMVEVQLETQYEYPRPLLIAFSACTTVLVAVHLFALLISTCILPNVEAVSNIHNLNSISESPHERMHPYIELAWGFSTVLGILLFLAEVVLLCWIKFLPVDARHQPGPAPGPGGHTGWQAALVSTIIMVPVGLIFVVFTIHFYRSLVRHKTERHNREIEELHKLKVQLDGHERSLQVV is encoded by the exons ATGAGTGCTGAGCTTAATGTGCCTGTGGACCCCTCTGCCCCCGCCTGCTCTGAGCCCGGTCACAAGGGCATGGATTACCGGGACTGGGTCCGCCGCAGCTACCTGGAATTGGTCACCTCCAACCACCACTCTGTGCAGGCCCTCTCCTGGAGGAAGCTCTACCTGAGCAGGGCCAAACTGAAAGCCTCCAGCCGCACCTCCGCCCTCCTTTCGGGCTTTGCCATG GTGGCCATGGTGGAGGTGCAGCTGGAGACGCAGTACGAGTATCCACGGCCCCTGCTCATCGCCTTCAGTGCCTGCACGACGGTGTTGGTGGCCGTGCACCTCTTCGCCCTGCTCATCAGCACATGCATCCTGCCCAACGTGGAGGCCGTGAGCAACATCCACAACCTCAACTCCATCAGCGAGTCGCCGCATGAGCGCATGCACCCCTACATCGAGCTGGCCTGGGGCTTCTCCACCGTGCTCGGCATCCTGCTCTTCCTGGCTGAGGTGGTGCTGCTCTGCTGGATCAAGTTCCTGCCTGTGGACGCACGCCACCAGCCCGGCCCCGCACCTGGCCCCGGCGGCCACACGGGCTGGCAGGCTGCCCTCGTGTCCACCATCATCATGGTGCCTGTGGGTCTCATCTTTGTGGTCTTCACCATCCACTTCTACCGCTCGCTGGTGCGCCACAAAACCGAGCGGCACAACCGCGAGATTGAGGAGCTGCACAAGCTCAAGGTGCAGCTGGACGGGCACGAGCGCAGCCTGCAGGTCGTGTGA